The proteins below come from a single Ptychodera flava strain L36383 chromosome 6, AS_Pfla_20210202, whole genome shotgun sequence genomic window:
- the LOC139134404 gene encoding sulfotransferase 2A1-like gives MADVPGFWYKGYFYPEEFSREKLEAGVLETFPFKDGDVVIDGFMKTGTTWLKHVLLAMYDDWGLCTLRDERDASCLEWPVIKPEVEGIRPEWRRVFREQLNTDSIPSPRLFRTHLPYEIFPQKALQDKKVKVIYISRNPKDTCVSYYHYVKDFASGSWHTTCEDTIHRFIKGTVTAGPFLNHVISWRKLGENDNVFHIDYEEMKHDLAKVVEKLADFLCRPLTASRIRQVVEETSVESMRKAGRKVVESQEVKNFIRRGGIGDWKNHFTVAQSEMFDREISEKFKKNDINFTYE, from the coding sequence ATGGCAGACGTGCCTGGATTCTGGTATAAAGGGTATTTCTACCCTGAAGAGTTCTCTAGAGAAAAACTAGAAGCTGGTGTACTTGAGACCTTCCCGTTCAAAGATGGTGACGTCGTCATCGACGGTTTCATGAAGACAGGTACAACATGGTTGAAGCACGTCTTACTGGCAATGTACGATGACTGGGGTCTTTGCACGCTGCGCGACGAACGAGATGCTTCGTGCCTAGAATGGCCCGTAATTAAACCAGAAGTCGAGGGCATCCGTCCCGAGTGGAGACGTGTTTTCCGAGAACAGCTGAACACAGACTCCATACCTTCTCCAAGGTTGTTCAGAACCCACCTGCCATACGAAATATTCCCGCAGAAGGCACTTCAAGATAAAAAGGTGAAGGTTATCTATATATCTCGAAATCCAAAAGACACATGCGTATCATACTACCACTATGTGAAGGATTTCGCGTCGGGGTCATGGCATACTACTTGTGAAGATACGATACATCGGTTTATCAAAGGAACAGTAACGGCGGGGCCGTTCCTCAACCACGTGATTTCCTGGCGCAAACTCGGAGAAAACGACAATGTCTTTCACATCGATTACGAAGAAATGAAACACGACTTGGCGAAGGTGGTCGAAAAGCTTGCCGACTTTCTTTGTAGGCCGTTGACGGCATCAAGAATCAGACAAGTAGTCGAAGAAACTTCAGTTGAAAGTATGAGAAAAGCCGGCAGAAAAGTTGTGGAAAGCCAGGAAGTGAAGAATTTTATCCGCAGAGGTGGCATCGGAGATTGGAAAAATCACTTCACAGT
- the LOC139135301 gene encoding monocarboxylate transporter 12-like isoform X2 — MVTVSTNPFSAYLAERFGHRRIAMIGGVVASLALLASSFTNSLGQMYLTYGVLLGIGYSFAHLPSYVMVGRYFRKKLSIAMGIALAGTGIGQCAMAFIIQQLKVTYGWRGTFMIMSGVTLNLCVAAALLRPLKIVKKKRKKKEKKKKEHLNDDVFLDDGAVFESTPPGKDHSLSVMNSLNYYRNTKNTYRLGDAAVGDSTHKIDTMVCLNNYNNGHYMPLTTACDDVWRHHSESSIESSDDEEEETLAQSTLLAMAELSYGSGFLWMPPPVEESTESESDSDNEEKCSPEKITSEDKGDLEEKQPEVLEETPSANKRRHSLVVGFGKFKGGLRKGLKMWNKVMDFSLWKEPVFVVIQVCFLCHYCGHSIVTSHLVKRARDYGIPDSDGAMLVAFMGITQSIGRVLFGGIGNLHGVSPLLLYSASTSVCGVCAIVSIYLSSYPGQMVTSTIFGLFMGSYITMIPVICAKYFGPEKFRTTSAFCFQIQGVGHIIGSPLGGWMRDITGIYDSAFYLAGVWLFCAAVLILLVPYFSRRADKKQQQKEKQLEAVPEITIDAEKSEIVQLVITTV; from the exons ATGGTTACAGTGTCAACCAACCCTTTCTCAGCTTACCTGGCTGAGCGATTTGGTCACAGAAGAATAGCCATGATAGGTGGCGTAGTTGCGTCGCTTGCACTCTTGGCTAGCTCTTTCACCAATAGCCTTGGTCAGATGTATTTGACGTACGGCGTGTTGTTAG GTATAGGCTACAGTTTCGCCCATCTCCCGTCGTACGTCATGGTCGGCAGATACTTTCGCAAGAAACTCTCGATCGCTATGGGCATAGCGCTGGCAGGAACCGGGATCGGGCAGTGCGCCATGGCGTTTATCATCCAACAACTGAAAGTAACTTACGGGTGGCGCGGCACCTTCATGATTATGAGTGGCGTGACGCTGAATCTGTGCGTCGCCGCCGCCCTCCTGCGGCCTTTAAAAATCGTGaaaaagaagaggaagaagaaggagaagaagaagaaggaacaTCTAAATGATGATGTGTTCTTGGACGACGGGGCGGTGTTCGAATCGACGCCGCCTGGCAAAGACCATTCCCTTAGCGTGATGAATTCACTCAACTACTACAGAAACACAAAGAACACTTACAGGTTGGGCGACGCTGCCGTCGGAGACTCGACCCACAAAATCGACACAATGGTGTGCCTCAACAATTACAACAACGGACATTACATGCCTCTGACGACCGCGTGCGACGACGTTTGGCGGCATCACAGCGAGAGCAGCATAGAGTCTTCGGACGACGAAGAAGAGGAGACGCTGGCTCAGTCAACGCTTCTGGCTATGGCCGAACTTTCTTACGGATCGGGCTTCCTGTGGATGCCACCACCGGTCGAAGAATCGACGGAAAGCGAGAGTGACAGCGACAACGAAGAGAAGTGTTCGCCGGAGAAAATTACGTCCGAGGACAAGGGAGACCTTGAGGAGAAGCAGCCAGAAGTCCTGGAAGAAACGCCCTCTGCGAACAAGAGGAGGCACAGTTTGGTAGTTGGTTTCGGAAAATTCAAGGGTGGACTTCGGAAGGGGTTGAAAATGTGGAATAAAGTCATGGACTTCAGTCTCTGGAAGGAGCCAGTCTTTGTCGTCATCCAAGTGTGCTTCCTTTGCCATTACTGTGGACACTCCATCGTTACCTCTCATCTG GTGAAGCGGGCACGTGACTACGGCATTCCCGACTCAGATGGCGCTATGCTTGTAGCTTTCATGGGCATTACGCAGAGCATTGGAAGAGTGCTGTTCGGAGGCATAGGCAACCTTCACGGTGTAAGCCCTTTACTCTTATACAGCGCCTCAACTTCCGTTTGTGGAGTGTGCGCAATTGTCAGTATCTATCTCTCTAGTTACCCAG GACAAATGGTCACATCGACAATCTTCGGTCTCTTCATGGGCTCGTACATCACCATGATACCCGTCATTTGTGCCAAATACTTCGGTCCCGAGAAGTTCAGAACCACTTCAGCTTTCTGCTTCCAGATCCAAGGCGTCGGTCACATCATCGGCTCTCCGCTCGGAG GTTGGATGCGAGACATCACAGGGATCTACGACAGCGCCTTCTACCTTGCCGGAGTATGGCTGTTTTGTGCAGCCGTTCTCATTCTCCTTGTCCCGTACTTCAGCAGAAGAGCggacaaaaaacaacaacagaagGAAAAACAACTCGAAGCTGTACCAGAAATAACAATCGACGCCGAGAAGTCTGAAATAGTACAACTCGTCATCACCACCGTGTAG
- the LOC139135301 gene encoding monocarboxylate transporter 12-like isoform X1, whose protein sequence is MATAGKHHHHHDSRHTRVPDGGFGWFVVFAMFLVFMLVAGGFFSFGVLYVALLDAFGGSQAETAWVGSLVLMVTVSTNPFSAYLAERFGHRRIAMIGGVVASLALLASSFTNSLGQMYLTYGVLLGIGYSFAHLPSYVMVGRYFRKKLSIAMGIALAGTGIGQCAMAFIIQQLKVTYGWRGTFMIMSGVTLNLCVAAALLRPLKIVKKKRKKKEKKKKEHLNDDVFLDDGAVFESTPPGKDHSLSVMNSLNYYRNTKNTYRLGDAAVGDSTHKIDTMVCLNNYNNGHYMPLTTACDDVWRHHSESSIESSDDEEEETLAQSTLLAMAELSYGSGFLWMPPPVEESTESESDSDNEEKCSPEKITSEDKGDLEEKQPEVLEETPSANKRRHSLVVGFGKFKGGLRKGLKMWNKVMDFSLWKEPVFVVIQVCFLCHYCGHSIVTSHLVKRARDYGIPDSDGAMLVAFMGITQSIGRVLFGGIGNLHGVSPLLLYSASTSVCGVCAIVSIYLSSYPGQMVTSTIFGLFMGSYITMIPVICAKYFGPEKFRTTSAFCFQIQGVGHIIGSPLGGWMRDITGIYDSAFYLAGVWLFCAAVLILLVPYFSRRADKKQQQKEKQLEAVPEITIDAEKSEIVQLVITTV, encoded by the exons ATGGCAACAGCAGGAAAGCATCACCATCATCATGATTCGCGACACACAAGAGTTCCAGATGGCGGCTTTGGATGGTTTGTCGTCTTTGCGATGTTTCTCGTCTTTATGCTGGTCGCTGGGGGATTTTTCTCCTTCGGCGTTCTCTATGTGGCATTGCTTGATGCCTTCGGAGGATCACAAGCAGAAACAG CTTGGGTAGGCTCGCTGGTTCTCATGGTTACAGTGTCAACCAACCCTTTCTCAGCTTACCTGGCTGAGCGATTTGGTCACAGAAGAATAGCCATGATAGGTGGCGTAGTTGCGTCGCTTGCACTCTTGGCTAGCTCTTTCACCAATAGCCTTGGTCAGATGTATTTGACGTACGGCGTGTTGTTAG GTATAGGCTACAGTTTCGCCCATCTCCCGTCGTACGTCATGGTCGGCAGATACTTTCGCAAGAAACTCTCGATCGCTATGGGCATAGCGCTGGCAGGAACCGGGATCGGGCAGTGCGCCATGGCGTTTATCATCCAACAACTGAAAGTAACTTACGGGTGGCGCGGCACCTTCATGATTATGAGTGGCGTGACGCTGAATCTGTGCGTCGCCGCCGCCCTCCTGCGGCCTTTAAAAATCGTGaaaaagaagaggaagaagaaggagaagaagaagaaggaacaTCTAAATGATGATGTGTTCTTGGACGACGGGGCGGTGTTCGAATCGACGCCGCCTGGCAAAGACCATTCCCTTAGCGTGATGAATTCACTCAACTACTACAGAAACACAAAGAACACTTACAGGTTGGGCGACGCTGCCGTCGGAGACTCGACCCACAAAATCGACACAATGGTGTGCCTCAACAATTACAACAACGGACATTACATGCCTCTGACGACCGCGTGCGACGACGTTTGGCGGCATCACAGCGAGAGCAGCATAGAGTCTTCGGACGACGAAGAAGAGGAGACGCTGGCTCAGTCAACGCTTCTGGCTATGGCCGAACTTTCTTACGGATCGGGCTTCCTGTGGATGCCACCACCGGTCGAAGAATCGACGGAAAGCGAGAGTGACAGCGACAACGAAGAGAAGTGTTCGCCGGAGAAAATTACGTCCGAGGACAAGGGAGACCTTGAGGAGAAGCAGCCAGAAGTCCTGGAAGAAACGCCCTCTGCGAACAAGAGGAGGCACAGTTTGGTAGTTGGTTTCGGAAAATTCAAGGGTGGACTTCGGAAGGGGTTGAAAATGTGGAATAAAGTCATGGACTTCAGTCTCTGGAAGGAGCCAGTCTTTGTCGTCATCCAAGTGTGCTTCCTTTGCCATTACTGTGGACACTCCATCGTTACCTCTCATCTG GTGAAGCGGGCACGTGACTACGGCATTCCCGACTCAGATGGCGCTATGCTTGTAGCTTTCATGGGCATTACGCAGAGCATTGGAAGAGTGCTGTTCGGAGGCATAGGCAACCTTCACGGTGTAAGCCCTTTACTCTTATACAGCGCCTCAACTTCCGTTTGTGGAGTGTGCGCAATTGTCAGTATCTATCTCTCTAGTTACCCAG GACAAATGGTCACATCGACAATCTTCGGTCTCTTCATGGGCTCGTACATCACCATGATACCCGTCATTTGTGCCAAATACTTCGGTCCCGAGAAGTTCAGAACCACTTCAGCTTTCTGCTTCCAGATCCAAGGCGTCGGTCACATCATCGGCTCTCCGCTCGGAG GTTGGATGCGAGACATCACAGGGATCTACGACAGCGCCTTCTACCTTGCCGGAGTATGGCTGTTTTGTGCAGCCGTTCTCATTCTCCTTGTCCCGTACTTCAGCAGAAGAGCggacaaaaaacaacaacagaagGAAAAACAACTCGAAGCTGTACCAGAAATAACAATCGACGCCGAGAAGTCTGAAATAGTACAACTCGTCATCACCACCGTGTAG